A DNA window from Aminiphilus circumscriptus DSM 16581 contains the following coding sequences:
- a CDS encoding CD3073 family putative ECF transporter S component, translated as MSKSTFQMIFASLCVVMNLVFGTLVQSLQIPLLFLDTIGTIFGAVLFGPFYGVLIGLVTNVVQGILTNPRDIPFALVNMAIGLFVGVVSRKIRFTLPVSVGVGLCLAVLAPLIGTPIAVWIYGGLTGGGTDFFFLWLYQSGHKIFTAAFLPRITGNLVDKVASAVLVALLIAKMPPRFLVMGNNPHLFGEADKKTS; from the coding sequence ATGAGCAAAAGTACGTTTCAAATGATCTTCGCGTCCCTGTGTGTCGTCATGAACCTCGTTTTCGGAACGCTGGTGCAGTCGCTCCAGATTCCGCTGCTGTTTTTGGATACGATCGGAACCATCTTCGGCGCTGTGCTGTTTGGACCGTTCTACGGTGTTCTCATCGGGCTGGTGACGAACGTCGTCCAGGGCATTCTCACCAATCCCCGCGACATTCCCTTCGCGCTGGTGAACATGGCCATCGGACTCTTCGTGGGAGTGGTCTCCCGAAAGATCCGTTTCACTCTTCCCGTCTCCGTCGGTGTGGGGCTGTGTCTTGCCGTCCTTGCCCCGCTCATCGGAACGCCCATTGCCGTCTGGATCTACGGCGGTCTCACCGGCGGCGGGACGGATTTTTTCTTCCTCTGGCTGTACCAGAGCGGGCACAAGATCTTTACCGCAGCCTTTCTTCCCCGCATCACGGGCAATCTCGTGGACAAGGTGGCGAGCGCCGTTCTTGTTGCGTTGCTGATAGCGAAAATGCCACCGCGATTCCTGGTCATGGGAAACAATCCGCATCTTTTCGGAGAAGCCGACAAAAAGACATCTTGA
- a CDS encoding 4Fe-4S binding protein, with protein MANLAQCVNGLHFRNPVLPAAGPNVRTGEQMLAAAGGGAGGIVAKTVSVRAASDPRPSIRRSGLGLLNCETWAEVSPLEMLPELKKAKEAGLPLIASVGYSPEEVAFLGELLEREVAPDAVEFSIHYVGKELDPLLDVAKALRRSTKVPIWMKLSPSVPDLETLAKAASPVVDAFVAINSLGPALDMDVESVSPLLGSSCGQGWLSGPPILPLALNFVYRLATVQDKPVIGVGGIERGVDAVKFLLAGASLVQVCSAAIRQGHGVYGKIAMEIDTWLDEHGYASVEEIRGLYGRRLKERKRIEGVPVMAVDRERCVACRACLFRCVSGALYFDGSKAAIHAASCIGCGFCRDFCPAGALALRDRRGDGSGADG; from the coding sequence ATGGCGAATCTGGCACAGTGCGTGAACGGTCTCCACTTCCGTAATCCCGTGCTTCCTGCGGCGGGACCCAACGTGCGCACGGGGGAGCAGATGCTCGCCGCTGCGGGAGGCGGTGCGGGGGGCATCGTGGCGAAGACCGTTTCGGTGCGCGCCGCATCGGATCCGCGTCCCTCCATCAGACGGAGTGGTCTCGGTTTGCTCAACTGCGAGACCTGGGCGGAGGTGTCTCCCCTGGAGATGCTTCCCGAGCTGAAAAAGGCGAAGGAGGCGGGGCTTCCTCTCATTGCCTCCGTGGGGTACTCCCCGGAGGAAGTGGCCTTTCTCGGCGAGCTGCTCGAGCGCGAGGTGGCCCCCGATGCGGTGGAGTTCTCCATCCACTATGTGGGAAAGGAGCTTGATCCCCTGCTCGACGTCGCAAAGGCGCTTCGACGGAGCACGAAGGTCCCCATTTGGATGAAGCTCTCTCCCTCCGTGCCGGACCTGGAGACCCTTGCCAAGGCGGCTTCGCCCGTGGTGGATGCCTTTGTGGCGATCAACTCCTTGGGCCCCGCCCTCGACATGGATGTGGAGAGTGTCTCACCTCTCCTCGGTTCCTCCTGCGGGCAGGGGTGGCTGTCGGGGCCGCCCATTCTTCCTCTCGCCCTAAATTTCGTTTATCGCCTCGCCACCGTGCAGGACAAACCCGTCATCGGCGTGGGAGGGATCGAGCGGGGTGTAGACGCAGTGAAATTTCTCCTTGCCGGAGCTTCGCTGGTACAGGTGTGCTCTGCGGCGATCCGACAGGGGCACGGCGTGTACGGAAAAATCGCGATGGAGATCGACACGTGGCTCGACGAGCACGGGTATGCCTCGGTGGAGGAGATCCGCGGGCTTTACGGGCGCCGCCTGAAGGAGCGGAAACGGATCGAGGGCGTTCCGGTCATGGCGGTGGACCGGGAGCGCTGCGTGGCCTGTCGGGCCTGCCTTTTCCGGTGCGTGTCGGGAGCGCTTTACTTCGACGGAAGCAAGGCGGCCATCCATGCCGCATCCTGCATCGGCTGCGGTTTCTGTCGGGATTTCTGTCCCGCCGGCGCGCTGGCGCTCCGGGACAGGCGCGGGGATGGCTCGGGAGCGGACGGCTAG
- a CDS encoding FAD binding domain-containing protein, whose amino-acid sequence MRISLLVNGTEQMLRVPPLRSLLKILREDLGLTGTKEGCGEGECGACAVFLDGMLVNSCLVPAFQLHGREVVTIEGLGSKENPDPLQNAFLEEGAVQCGFCTPGLILASRALLNENPHPNREEIRAGLSGSLCRCTGYERVVAAVEKCAAASPEEATTPDGQGTREKRGFRSDGPPFPCDGDSPRVLFPQSIDETLRMLADADAPPTLFAGGTDLMVPGNGEAVPECILNILDIPDLRGIFEREDLLEIRAGTSMDAVAKNAVVRKSFPALAEAALSFGAPAIRNRATIGGNLAGASTAADSPPALLVLGASVVLESVRGTRTIPLEEFVTSYRKTVLAGDELLTKILVPFRMGREQAERYRNFQSFRKVGSRSALTISRVTVAASLDTDAEGRIVHARIAVGSAAPTVRLLERTGRFLLGRTADAATRREACRRAAEEVAPRSTPEYKRWVVEQLLGDFLEHLPGGPRCDEDGAEKR is encoded by the coding sequence ATGAGAATTTCCCTGCTGGTGAATGGAACCGAACAGATGCTCCGGGTGCCGCCGCTGCGCTCTCTTCTGAAGATCCTGCGGGAGGACCTGGGACTTACGGGTACGAAGGAAGGATGTGGCGAGGGAGAGTGCGGCGCCTGCGCGGTCTTTCTCGACGGAATGCTCGTCAATTCCTGTCTTGTCCCCGCTTTTCAGCTCCACGGGCGGGAGGTCGTCACCATCGAAGGGCTGGGGTCGAAGGAAAACCCCGATCCACTCCAGAACGCCTTTCTGGAAGAAGGGGCGGTGCAGTGCGGTTTCTGCACCCCTGGCCTCATTCTGGCGTCCCGGGCGCTGCTGAACGAGAACCCCCACCCGAACCGGGAGGAGATCCGGGCGGGTCTCTCGGGGAGCCTCTGCCGCTGCACCGGTTACGAACGGGTCGTGGCGGCGGTGGAGAAGTGCGCCGCCGCATCGCCGGAGGAGGCGACGACGCCGGACGGGCAAGGAACACGAGAGAAACGCGGTTTCCGCTCCGACGGACCGCCGTTTCCCTGCGATGGGGACTCTCCACGGGTCCTGTTTCCCCAAAGCATCGACGAGACCCTCCGGATGCTCGCCGATGCGGACGCGCCTCCCACGCTCTTCGCCGGGGGGACGGATCTGATGGTCCCTGGGAACGGAGAGGCGGTTCCGGAATGCATTCTGAACATCCTGGACATCCCGGATCTCCGGGGCATCTTCGAGCGGGAGGATCTTTTGGAGATCCGGGCGGGGACATCCATGGACGCAGTGGCGAAAAACGCGGTGGTTCGGAAATCTTTCCCCGCCCTCGCGGAGGCGGCGCTTTCCTTCGGTGCGCCGGCCATTCGCAACAGGGCCACCATCGGCGGCAACCTTGCCGGAGCCTCCACCGCGGCGGATTCACCGCCCGCCCTGCTCGTCCTCGGCGCGTCTGTGGTGCTTGAAAGTGTCAGGGGCACGAGGACCATCCCCCTTGAAGAGTTCGTCACTTCCTACCGGAAGACCGTTCTTGCCGGGGACGAACTGCTCACGAAGATTCTCGTCCCCTTCCGGATGGGACGGGAGCAGGCGGAACGCTATCGGAATTTCCAGTCTTTCCGCAAGGTGGGTTCCCGAAGCGCTCTCACCATCTCCAGAGTGACGGTGGCGGCCTCCCTCGACACCGATGCGGAAGGGCGCATCGTCCACGCCCGGATTGCCGTGGGAAGCGCCGCGCCGACGGTGCGTCTCCTCGAACGGACCGGACGGTTTCTCCTTGGACGCACTGCCGATGCGGCGACGCGCAGAGAGGCGTGCCGCCGCGCCGCCGAGGAGGTGGCACCCCGCAGCACCCCTGAGTACAAGCGGTGGGTGGTGGAGCAGCTCCTTGGGGATTTTCTGGAGCACCTTCCGGGAGGGCCGCGATGCGACGAAGACGGCGCGGAGAAGCGATGA
- a CDS encoding CD3072 family TudS-related putative desulfidase has protein sequence MRRNGSVVVLAHCLLNADAKVKGLAEYPGALLSFVLPLFEEGVGVIQLPCPEATFLGGARWGMTREQYDTTAFRRHCRCLLTGTMDQLESHLRSGHSVEGVVGVDGSPSCGVFFSCSGYEGGEISIGGFVERSRNALRRCRGEGIFMAELRVLLSERGIFLPFSAVDEESSEGTTWREVRRKFRHDADGMSSEA, from the coding sequence ATGCGCCGAAACGGATCCGTCGTCGTTCTTGCCCACTGTCTTTTGAATGCGGATGCCAAGGTGAAGGGTCTCGCCGAGTACCCTGGAGCGCTCCTTTCTTTCGTCCTTCCCCTCTTTGAGGAAGGAGTCGGCGTGATACAGCTTCCGTGTCCGGAAGCGACCTTCCTGGGCGGAGCACGTTGGGGCATGACCCGCGAACAGTATGACACGACCGCCTTTCGGCGCCACTGCCGATGTCTTCTTACCGGTACGATGGACCAGTTGGAGAGCCACCTGCGTTCCGGTCACAGCGTTGAAGGAGTTGTCGGCGTGGACGGGAGTCCATCCTGCGGCGTCTTCTTCTCCTGTTCGGGATACGAGGGAGGGGAGATCTCCATCGGAGGCTTTGTCGAGCGCTCCCGAAACGCTCTGCGGCGTTGCCGGGGAGAGGGGATCTTCATGGCGGAATTGCGTGTCCTGCTGTCGGAGAGAGGAATCTTCCTTCCCTTTTCCGCAGTGGACGAGGAGTCCTCGGAGGGAACGACGTGGCGGGAGGTGAGACGGAAATTCCGTCACGATGCCGACGGAATGTCCAGCGAGGCGTAG
- a CDS encoding xanthine dehydrogenase family protein molybdopterin-binding subunit, whose amino-acid sequence MEDRLFSPVGVSCSRIEGWEKVSGTARFTDDIAVPGAWFGDVVRSPVCRGRLREIRFDPAFDWSRVAVVTARTLPGPNVVHMIRDDHPIVAAEEIRFFGEPVALLAAPDRAILAAAMAAVHLDVEELPALLSLDEAQERLALSREHVLASYAFSGGDTASAFEEADLVVEGVYRTGHQEHMYLEPQGMIAFPGESGGVEVTGSLQCPYYVHGALTKALALPPERVVVRQAVTGGAFGGKEDYPSVLAVQAALLALASGKPVRMILDRRTDIGVTTKRHPSLIFHRTGVRKDGTLLGAEIDIYLDGGAYVTLSPVVLSRCMLHACGAYRVPAATIRGWALGTNTPPNGAFRGFGAPQSLFAMERQMDRIAAELGISPLEIRRKNVLRTKDTLPFGQVLEEEAGASLVLEKAVALSDYEALKAAPKSCRDERGRRVWRGVGLSLFLHGGGFTGSGEERIAGRVRLTADEEANVEIFVSSTEMGQGASTVLCQIVAQALALPLGKVRHVPPETGLVPDSGPTVASRTVFVVGRVLLDACRTMLRRLEAAAKEWFDTAGREVYSKDGYFFAGEERFGDMATLLSRYVRESGGPLVSEATYTPPEGFSWNEEAFSGDAYKAYSWGADVACVDVDATTLEIRPRKVTTVLEIGRAVNPVLAAGQAEGGTLQALGYAYLEDMGYGGGRFRNDRMATCLIPTAVDAPEFSVRFEELPTRHGPFGAKGLGELPMDGGAPALLAALEDALGVFCDEIPLSPAKLLERLAAREKRNCAKESEGDGA is encoded by the coding sequence GTGGAAGACCGACTGTTTTCGCCGGTGGGCGTGTCCTGTTCCCGCATCGAGGGATGGGAGAAGGTGTCCGGGACGGCCCGTTTTACCGACGACATTGCTGTTCCCGGAGCATGGTTTGGTGATGTGGTGCGCTCTCCCGTTTGCCGGGGGCGTCTCCGGGAAATCCGCTTCGATCCCGCCTTCGACTGGAGCCGTGTCGCCGTCGTGACGGCCCGGACGCTGCCCGGACCGAACGTGGTGCACATGATCCGGGACGACCATCCCATCGTCGCGGCGGAGGAGATCCGGTTCTTCGGGGAGCCCGTGGCGCTTTTGGCCGCCCCGGACAGGGCGATTCTCGCGGCGGCGATGGCGGCGGTGCATCTGGACGTGGAGGAACTTCCCGCCCTGCTCTCTCTCGACGAAGCCCAGGAGCGCCTTGCGCTCTCCCGGGAACACGTGCTCGCCTCCTACGCATTTTCCGGCGGGGACACTGCGTCGGCCTTTGAGGAAGCCGATCTCGTCGTGGAAGGAGTCTACCGGACGGGGCACCAAGAGCACATGTATCTGGAGCCCCAGGGAATGATCGCCTTTCCCGGAGAGAGTGGGGGCGTGGAGGTGACGGGGTCCTTGCAGTGCCCCTACTACGTGCACGGGGCACTGACGAAGGCCCTTGCCCTTCCCCCCGAACGGGTGGTGGTCCGTCAGGCCGTTACGGGAGGCGCCTTCGGAGGGAAGGAGGACTATCCATCGGTGCTTGCCGTACAGGCGGCGCTTTTGGCACTCGCCTCGGGAAAGCCTGTGCGGATGATTCTCGACCGGCGGACGGACATCGGCGTAACCACCAAGCGCCACCCCTCGCTCATCTTTCACCGTACGGGAGTGCGGAAGGACGGAACGCTCCTCGGCGCGGAGATTGACATCTACCTGGACGGCGGAGCCTATGTCACGCTGAGCCCTGTGGTGCTCTCCCGGTGCATGCTCCATGCCTGCGGTGCCTATCGCGTTCCCGCCGCGACAATTCGGGGATGGGCACTCGGGACCAACACTCCCCCCAACGGAGCCTTCCGCGGATTCGGTGCCCCCCAGAGCCTCTTCGCCATGGAACGCCAGATGGACCGCATCGCCGCGGAGCTAGGCATTTCGCCTCTTGAAATTCGACGGAAGAACGTCCTCCGGACAAAAGACACGCTTCCCTTTGGTCAGGTTCTCGAGGAGGAGGCAGGAGCGTCCCTGGTTCTTGAAAAGGCAGTGGCGCTCTCCGATTACGAGGCACTGAAGGCCGCTCCGAAATCCTGCAGGGACGAACGGGGAAGGCGCGTGTGGCGCGGGGTGGGGCTCTCCCTCTTCCTCCACGGTGGCGGGTTCACAGGAAGCGGAGAAGAACGCATCGCCGGCCGGGTGCGGCTCACCGCGGACGAAGAGGCAAACGTGGAAATCTTCGTCTCCAGCACGGAGATGGGACAGGGAGCGTCCACCGTGCTCTGCCAGATTGTCGCCCAGGCACTTGCGCTCCCCCTGGGCAAGGTGCGCCACGTCCCTCCCGAGACGGGGCTGGTTCCGGACAGTGGTCCCACCGTGGCCTCCCGGACGGTGTTCGTGGTGGGACGCGTGCTTCTGGACGCCTGCCGGACCATGCTCCGGCGTCTCGAAGCGGCGGCGAAGGAGTGGTTCGACACGGCGGGCCGGGAGGTCTACTCCAAGGACGGCTATTTCTTTGCCGGGGAGGAGCGGTTCGGGGACATGGCGACCCTCCTCTCCCGCTATGTGCGCGAGAGCGGTGGGCCTCTTGTGTCGGAGGCGACCTACACTCCTCCGGAGGGATTTTCCTGGAATGAAGAGGCGTTTTCCGGGGATGCCTACAAGGCTTATTCTTGGGGGGCCGATGTCGCTTGCGTGGATGTGGACGCGACGACGCTGGAGATCCGTCCGAGGAAGGTTACCACGGTGCTTGAGATCGGCCGGGCGGTGAACCCCGTTCTCGCTGCGGGACAGGCCGAAGGAGGAACGCTCCAGGCTCTGGGCTACGCCTATCTGGAGGACATGGGCTACGGCGGAGGCCGGTTCCGGAACGACCGCATGGCCACCTGCCTTATTCCCACCGCAGTGGATGCGCCGGAGTTCTCGGTGCGTTTCGAGGAACTGCCCACCCGGCACGGCCCCTTCGGCGCGAAGGGATTGGGGGAACTTCCCATGGACGGAGGCGCTCCGGCGCTTCTGGCTGCTCTGGAGGATGCCCTTGGCGTCTTCTGCGACGAAATACCTCTTTCACCGGCGAAACTCCTGGAGAGGCTTGCGGCGAGGGAAAAACGGAACTGCGCGAAGGAATCGGAGGGAGACGGGGCATGA
- a CDS encoding (2Fe-2S)-binding protein: MQGRFRVNGKEALWTFEAGATLLDVLRKNGVTEVKEGCREGHCGCCVVLLEGVLVDSCQVFAATAMEREITTSLGLGDLRAPSAVQQSFVDAGAVQCGFCTPGMVLATHALLEEHSEPTEEEIAAGLDGNLCRCTGYVKIAEAVRLASERRRAGDNCSGACGGGRCGA, translated from the coding sequence ATGCAAGGGCGTTTTCGTGTGAACGGCAAAGAGGCCTTGTGGACCTTCGAAGCCGGGGCGACCCTCCTTGACGTTCTTCGGAAGAACGGCGTCACGGAGGTCAAGGAGGGCTGTCGAGAGGGACATTGCGGCTGCTGCGTCGTCCTTCTGGAAGGTGTGCTCGTGGATTCCTGTCAGGTCTTCGCCGCGACGGCCATGGAGCGGGAGATCACCACATCCCTCGGACTCGGGGATCTGCGCGCTCCCTCGGCGGTGCAACAGTCCTTCGTGGACGCGGGGGCGGTGCAGTGCGGTTTCTGTACGCCCGGAATGGTCCTGGCGACTCATGCCCTGCTGGAGGAGCATTCGGAACCGACGGAGGAGGAGATTGCTGCTGGGCTTGATGGCAACCTGTGCCGGTGCACGGGCTACGTGAAGATCGCCGAGGCGGTGCGTCTCGCGTCGGAGCGGCGCAGAGCTGGAGATAACTGCAGCGGCGCTTGCGGCGGAGGGAGGTGTGGCGCATGA
- a CDS encoding amidohydrolase family protein: MSTATFSAEDERSVVSVRGFAIGNGVVADGCGLFLDRGAVLVRDGRIVEVGDVASIRSRLLEGEEFCDVGGRLILPGFVNPHHHLYSFFAVGLAPLGATPDFAAILERLWWPLDDVLDAPTLRLSALLGLCDALRHGVTTVFDHSASMSCVRGSLDILADAFRSLGMKGLICYEMSDRVNARKPYGTGAAHAGAPGTREHAEENLDFWRRHRDDPLVRGAFGLHANFTLSEETLAWVRQVKPEDMPIHIHCGEDEMDLRFCRDLGYAGPVDRLHRFGLLDARSLLAHLVHVSDVDLAHLECNQPVVIWNPESNANNGVGRFNRKKLSRYVLGTDGMSCDMIQTLRSACLLGEGSREDFRELGRIFFAESRDVLRRFFPDSGGLEPGRRADLTVPEYLPLTPVTEANLPGHLIYGARNGRAFLTVGDGRILFRDGRVTILDEEALLPEAMAAARALEERFSRHA, from the coding sequence ATGAGCACGGCGACGTTTTCCGCCGAAGACGAGAGGTCGGTTGTGTCTGTCCGGGGATTTGCCATCGGAAATGGAGTGGTCGCCGATGGATGCGGTCTCTTTCTCGACCGGGGGGCGGTGCTTGTTCGGGATGGAAGGATCGTCGAGGTGGGGGATGTCGCCTCCATCCGCTCCCGGCTTCTGGAGGGGGAGGAGTTCTGCGACGTGGGAGGGCGGCTTATCCTGCCTGGATTCGTCAATCCTCATCATCACCTCTATTCCTTTTTCGCCGTGGGATTGGCCCCGCTTGGTGCCACGCCGGATTTTGCCGCTATCCTGGAGCGCCTCTGGTGGCCTCTCGACGATGTCTTGGACGCGCCGACGCTCCGCCTGTCGGCGCTGCTGGGACTGTGTGATGCCCTTCGTCACGGTGTGACCACCGTCTTCGATCATTCCGCTTCCATGAGCTGTGTCCGGGGAAGCCTGGACATTCTCGCCGACGCTTTCCGTTCGCTGGGTATGAAAGGGCTCATCTGCTACGAAATGTCCGACCGGGTAAACGCGAGAAAGCCCTACGGAACGGGCGCGGCGCACGCTGGTGCTCCCGGGACGCGGGAGCACGCGGAGGAGAACCTCGATTTCTGGCGACGGCACCGGGACGATCCCCTAGTTCGGGGAGCCTTCGGCCTGCACGCCAATTTCACTCTCAGCGAGGAAACCCTCGCCTGGGTCCGGCAGGTCAAGCCGGAGGATATGCCTATTCACATCCATTGCGGCGAGGATGAGATGGACCTGCGCTTCTGTCGCGACTTGGGGTACGCTGGTCCGGTGGATCGGCTCCATCGTTTTGGCCTTCTGGATGCACGATCGCTGTTGGCTCATTTGGTGCATGTTTCCGACGTGGATTTGGCCCACCTGGAATGTAACCAGCCCGTGGTGATCTGGAATCCCGAGTCCAACGCGAACAACGGGGTGGGACGCTTCAACCGCAAGAAGCTTTCCCGCTATGTTCTTGGTACGGATGGTATGAGCTGTGACATGATTCAGACCCTCCGTTCCGCCTGCCTCCTCGGAGAAGGTTCCCGGGAGGATTTCCGAGAACTGGGACGGATTTTTTTCGCGGAGAGCCGCGATGTCCTGAGGCGCTTCTTTCCCGATTCGGGGGGGCTCGAACCGGGTAGGCGAGCGGATCTGACCGTACCTGAGTACCTTCCCCTGACGCCCGTGACGGAAGCGAACCTGCCGGGGCATCTTATCTACGGAGCCAGGAACGGACGGGCCTTTCTCACCGTCGGAGACGGGCGAATCCTCTTCCGGGACGGACGGGTGACGATTCTGGACGAAGAGGCGCTCCTGCCGGAGGCGATGGCCGCCGCGAGAGCGCTGGAAGAACGTTTTTCCCGCCACGCCTGA
- a CDS encoding xanthine dehydrogenase family protein molybdopterin-binding subunit has translation MSAASERAFTVVGRNVAKIDALALAVGTERFTGDFPASDALSVAVLLSPHPHADIIRIDTSEAEKVPGVVEILHHGNVPGVLHTTAGQGYPEPSPYDTLLFDRKVRFVGDRVALVAAETKEAALAALGKIVVDYVPLEPLFDPERAMEEDAPRLHGDEAYAPLPVTYDAARNLAGEISFTIGDLEKGFAEADFVEEQVYHTHITAHCALEPHCALAYLDERGRLVIISSTQVPFHARRTTARLLGIPTGMVRVVKPRLGGGFGSKQEVLVEPLVAMVTWRTGRPATYVCSRKEVFLSTRTRHAMRIRLKTGIMRDGTITALSMDALMNAGAYGSHALTVVSVAGGKSLPLFNKIPNLHFLGRSVYTTLPVGGAYRGYGATQAFFGLNQHVDILARRVGQDFLDYVKRWHIQEGETSPVFRALGEGKEGVDQIIHSCKLDECIDRGAEAIGWREKRGKRLSPAPGRVRGVGAAVSMQGSGIPGIDMAAASMKMNEDGSFNLLVGAADIGTGADTILAQIAAEVLGLPVEKILVLSGDTDVTPFDVGAYASSTTYVSGNAVAKCAESCAAQILAVAADMLGAQKEDLCLENGSVRDLQTDKRVAFGDVAVKTLYGHDQFQIQAQASYVGSESPPPFMAQFAEVEVDLETGKVVVLDFVSAVDCGQPIHPRLVEGQVEGATLNGIAYALWEEYRFDETGRMRNPSFWDYKIPTLGDVPRLRTIVVSSHEETGPFGAKSVSEIGINGPAPAIANAIYDATGVRLFDLPFTPEKVLQALRAKAPKKCGGKMSPGAEEEEA, from the coding sequence ATGAGCGCGGCGTCGGAGCGCGCCTTCACTGTGGTGGGAAGGAATGTGGCAAAGATCGACGCCCTGGCGCTCGCTGTCGGAACCGAGCGTTTCACCGGGGATTTCCCCGCCTCCGACGCGCTCTCCGTGGCGGTGCTGCTCTCTCCGCATCCCCACGCGGACATCATTCGGATCGACACGAGCGAGGCCGAAAAGGTTCCCGGCGTGGTGGAGATCCTCCATCACGGCAACGTTCCCGGAGTTCTCCACACCACGGCGGGGCAGGGCTATCCCGAACCCTCGCCGTACGACACGCTCCTTTTCGACCGCAAGGTCCGTTTCGTTGGCGACCGGGTGGCCCTCGTCGCCGCGGAGACGAAGGAGGCGGCCCTGGCTGCCCTCGGGAAAATCGTCGTCGATTATGTTCCCCTGGAGCCGCTCTTCGATCCCGAGCGGGCTATGGAGGAAGATGCCCCCAGGCTCCACGGCGACGAGGCCTACGCCCCGCTCCCCGTCACCTACGACGCGGCTCGGAATCTGGCGGGGGAGATCTCCTTCACCATTGGGGACTTGGAAAAGGGTTTCGCCGAGGCGGATTTCGTGGAGGAACAGGTCTATCACACCCACATCACCGCCCATTGCGCCCTTGAGCCGCACTGTGCCTTGGCCTATCTGGACGAGCGAGGACGGCTCGTCATCATTTCCTCCACTCAGGTTCCCTTTCACGCCCGGCGAACCACGGCGCGACTCCTTGGCATTCCCACCGGCATGGTCCGAGTGGTGAAGCCTCGTCTCGGCGGCGGTTTCGGCAGCAAGCAGGAAGTTCTCGTTGAGCCCCTCGTGGCAATGGTGACCTGGCGGACGGGTCGGCCCGCCACCTATGTCTGCTCCAGAAAGGAGGTTTTCCTCTCCACCCGAACGCGCCACGCCATGCGGATCCGCCTCAAGACGGGGATAATGCGGGACGGCACCATCACGGCCCTTTCCATGGACGCGCTCATGAACGCAGGTGCCTACGGTTCCCACGCCCTCACGGTGGTTTCCGTGGCGGGAGGCAAGAGCCTTCCCTTGTTCAACAAGATTCCGAACCTGCATTTCCTGGGCCGGTCAGTGTACACCACGCTTCCCGTGGGTGGTGCTTATCGCGGGTACGGGGCGACCCAGGCCTTTTTCGGACTCAACCAGCACGTGGATATTCTCGCGCGGCGGGTCGGCCAGGATTTCCTAGACTACGTAAAGCGATGGCACATCCAGGAGGGGGAGACCTCCCCGGTCTTCCGGGCCCTTGGAGAAGGCAAGGAGGGCGTGGACCAGATCATCCACTCCTGCAAGCTCGACGAGTGCATCGATCGGGGCGCTGAGGCCATCGGATGGAGGGAAAAGCGGGGAAAACGTCTTTCGCCCGCGCCAGGAAGAGTTCGCGGAGTCGGCGCGGCGGTGTCCATGCAGGGATCGGGTATTCCAGGCATCGACATGGCGGCGGCGTCCATGAAGATGAACGAGGACGGCTCGTTCAATCTCCTCGTCGGCGCGGCGGACATCGGCACGGGTGCGGACACCATCCTCGCCCAGATCGCCGCGGAGGTCCTCGGACTTCCCGTGGAGAAGATCCTGGTCCTCTCGGGCGACACGGACGTGACTCCCTTCGATGTGGGGGCCTACGCGTCGTCCACGACCTACGTCTCCGGAAACGCTGTGGCGAAGTGCGCCGAGAGCTGCGCGGCCCAGATTTTGGCCGTGGCGGCGGACATGCTGGGCGCACAGAAGGAGGACCTCTGCCTCGAAAACGGCTCTGTCCGTGATCTGCAGACGGACAAACGTGTCGCCTTCGGGGACGTGGCGGTGAAGACCCTCTACGGCCACGACCAGTTCCAGATCCAGGCTCAGGCCTCCTACGTGGGGAGCGAATCGCCTCCGCCCTTCATGGCCCAGTTCGCGGAGGTGGAGGTGGACCTGGAGACGGGAAAGGTGGTTGTGCTCGACTTCGTCTCCGCAGTGGACTGCGGGCAGCCCATCCATCCCCGTCTTGTGGAGGGGCAGGTGGAGGGAGCGACTCTCAATGGCATCGCCTACGCCCTTTGGGAGGAGTATCGCTTCGACGAGACGGGAAGGATGCGGAACCCCTCCTTCTGGGACTACAAGATCCCCACCCTCGGGGATGTGCCGCGCCTTCGCACCATTGTCGTCTCCTCCCACGAGGAGACGGGGCCCTTCGGTGCCAAGTCCGTCTCGGAGATCGGCATCAACGGTCCCGCTCCGGCCATCGCGAACGCCATCTACGATGCAACGGGAGTGCGTCTTTTCGATCTTCCTTTCACGCCGGAAAAAGTGTTGCAGGCCCTTCGGGCGAAGGCTCCAAAGAAGTGTGGTGGGAAAATGTCTCCCGGGGCGGAGGAAGAGGAAGCATGA